A region from the Xenopus laevis strain J_2021 chromosome 4S, Xenopus_laevis_v10.1, whole genome shotgun sequence genome encodes:
- the fam83f.S gene encoding protein FAM83F, translating into MADSQLECLRDDHVNKKVTEDMCQFYYSEEHRRCLEVLFQRGIQGYREYVKEYNVRGFLSTKELIDLKDFWKEYDIESETSKKSKAKSNKLEQEPQEEKDSLQYWPEKSDTEIPPLDLGWPENGFYRGVSNMLVYTHPPKENAPTIKAVIRDLIQTAKKVIAIVMDYFTDRELFRDVLDAASKRRVPVYMILGEEGVKHFLEMCEMMQLSSFMLRNLRVRYVTGVGFYLPYGKISGSLTHKYLMVDGEKVAYGSFRFTWSSLRVDRSIMTLLSGKYTEPFDIEFRELYAISEEVNLYKELSLPDYQPSPIGARARSSTVARKLINPKYSLVVGRSPAPGEMLRFGSPNHPEAGEDGKSEGEKRMDKFLDDLVSIEQESPGIVNLVDLPQSLPIKKETGTFTENTLSPKTSKKTFKLFSFKKRQNPLLGNVVEGDFVVLNKPQLESDNSRRHSNIDLMSSGKSSPTKSEKVKTPEKCIIS; encoded by the exons ATGGCCGATTCCCAGTTGGAGTGCCTGCGAGACGACCATGTTAATAAGAAAGTGACAGAGGACATGTGCCAGTTCTACTACAGTGAGGAGCACCGACGCTGCCTGGAGGTGCTTTTTCAGCGTGGGATCCAGGGTTACAGGGAGTACGTTAAGGAGTACAATGTCAGGGGCTTCCTATCCACCAAGGAATTAATCGACTTGAAGGATTTTTGGAAAGAATATGACATTGAGTCAGAAACCTCAAAAAAGTCAAAAGCAAAATCCAACAAGCTGGAGCAGGAACCTCAAGAGGAAAAAGATTCATTGCAATACTGGCCTGAGAAGTCTGATACTGAAATCCCACCCCTGGACCTTGGCTGGCCTGAAAATGGCTTCTATAGAGGGGTCTCCAATATGCTCGTTTATACCCACCCACCCAAGGAGAATGCTCCCACCATCAAGGCTGTAATTAGGGACCTCATCCAGACAGCCAAAAAG GTTATTGCCATTGTTATGGATTACTTTACAGACCGGGAACTATTTAGAGATGTACTGGATGCTGCTAGCAAGCGGAGAGTCCCTGTTTACATGATTCTAGGAGAAGAAGGTGTGAAACATTTCTTGGAGATGTGTGAAATGATGCAGCTATCAAGCTTTATGCTTCGG AATTTACGAGTCAGATACGTTACAGGGGTGGGATTTTACCTGCCATATGGGAAGATCAGTGGCTCCCTGACACACAAGTATCTCATGGTGGATGGAGAAAAAGTGGCTTATGGCTCATTCAG GTTTACATGGAGTTCATTAAGGGTGGACCGTAGCATTATGACACTCCTGTCTGGAAAATACACAGAACCATTTGACATTGAGTTCCGTGAGCTCTATGCCATCTCCGAGGAAGTCAATCTATACAAAGAGCTAAGCCTCCCAGACTATCAGCCAAGTCCTATAGGGGCCAGAGCACGTTCCTCCACTGTTGCACGCAAGCTCATCAACCCCAAGTACTCTTTGGTGGTGGGACGGAGCCCAGCTCCTGGGGAAATGCTACGTTTTGGTTCCCCAAATCATCCAGAAGCAGGAGAAGATGGAAAAAGTGAAGGGGAAAAGAGAATGGACAAATTCCTGGATGACTTAGTTTCCATAGAGCAGGAGTCACCAGGGATTGTGAATTTGGTTGACCTTCCACAATCAttaccaataaaaaaagaaacaggaacaTTCACAGAAAACACACTCTCTcccaaaacaagcaaaaaaaccttcaaattgtTTAGTTTTAAGAAACGCCAAAACCCTCTCTTGGGCAATGTGGTAGAAGGTGACTTCGTTGTTTTGAATAAACCACAATTGGAATCAGACAACAGTAGAAGACACAGTAATATAGATCTGATGAGTTCTG GAAAATCCAGCCCCACTAAAAGTGAGAAGGTGAAGACCCCAGAAAAGTGCATCATTTCTTGA